One window from the genome of Lysobacter helvus encodes:
- a CDS encoding sulfurtransferase, translating to MAGWTTLVQAETLAVALNRPDLAIVDCRFSLMNPLAGESAYLDGHIPGAVYAHLERDLSDMTPGGEGRHPWPKAETFTAKLGAWGIRPEHQIVAYDDGEGAHAARFWFLMRMLGHEKVAVLDAGWKHWTSVGLPVDSQVPKPVTGRYPGTFDTSRLLDSAQVQARLAQGEMLIDARAADRFRGENEMIDRIAGHVPGAVNRPYPDNLLHDHFKTPMQLADEFRALLGHTSPEQVMVMCGSGVTACHHLLAMERAGLRGARLYTGSWSGWITDPARPIATGEA from the coding sequence ATGGCCGGATGGACCACCCTCGTGCAGGCCGAAACGCTGGCCGTCGCGCTCAATCGGCCAGACCTGGCGATCGTCGATTGCCGGTTCTCGCTGATGAATCCCCTCGCGGGCGAAAGCGCCTACCTCGACGGCCACATCCCGGGCGCGGTGTACGCGCACTTGGAGCGCGACCTGTCCGACATGACGCCCGGTGGCGAAGGCCGCCATCCGTGGCCGAAGGCGGAAACCTTCACCGCGAAGCTCGGCGCGTGGGGCATCCGGCCGGAACACCAGATCGTCGCGTACGACGATGGCGAAGGTGCGCACGCGGCGCGCTTCTGGTTCCTGATGCGCATGCTCGGCCACGAGAAAGTGGCCGTGCTCGATGCAGGCTGGAAGCATTGGACGTCGGTGGGCCTGCCCGTGGATTCGCAGGTGCCCAAGCCGGTGACCGGGCGCTATCCCGGCACGTTCGATACGTCGCGCTTGCTCGACAGCGCGCAGGTGCAGGCGCGCCTCGCGCAAGGCGAGATGCTGATCGATGCGCGCGCGGCGGACCGCTTCCGCGGCGAGAACGAAATGATCGATCGCATCGCCGGCCACGTGCCGGGCGCGGTCAATCGTCCGTATCCGGACAACCTGCTCCACGATCACTTCAAGACGCCGATGCAGCTCGCCGACGAATTCCGCGCGTTGCTCGGGCACACATCGCCGGAGCAGGTGATGGTGATGTGCGGCTCGGGCGTCACGGCGTGCCACCACCTGCTGGCGATGGAGCGCGCGGGGCTGCGCGGTGCGCGCCTGTATACCGGATCGTGGAGCGGCTGGATCACCGATCCGGCGCGGCCCATCGCAACCGGCGAGGCCTGA
- the obgE gene encoding GTPase ObgE, which produces MKLFDEAEITVTAGNGGNGSISFRREKFIPLGGPDGGDGGDGGNVWIQADENLNTLVDFRHQKHFKAQRGENGMGSQMYGKGGTDHTITVPVGTVVHNVDTDEIIGDLVAHGDRLLVAHGGKGGLGNMHFKSSINRSPRRATPGGEGESRTLKLELKLLADVGLLGFPNAGKSTFIRAVSAATPKVADYPFTTLYPNLGVVSVEPGRSFVIADIPGLIEGAADGAGLGAQFLRHVQRTRLLLHLVDLAPMEGGVEASPAEQVRAIEHELRKYDPGMLEKPRWLVLNKADLLFEDEARERAEEVVRELGWTQPWYLVSAIGRENTWPIALSVQAFFDRLKEDEAERAAQDAPRV; this is translated from the coding sequence ATGAAACTCTTCGACGAAGCAGAAATCACCGTGACCGCCGGCAATGGCGGCAACGGCTCCATCAGTTTCCGGCGCGAGAAGTTCATCCCGCTCGGCGGCCCCGATGGCGGCGACGGCGGCGACGGCGGCAACGTCTGGATCCAGGCGGACGAAAACCTCAACACGCTCGTCGACTTCCGCCACCAGAAGCACTTCAAGGCCCAGCGCGGCGAGAACGGCATGGGCAGCCAGATGTACGGCAAGGGCGGCACGGACCACACGATCACCGTGCCCGTGGGCACCGTCGTGCACAACGTCGACACCGACGAAATCATCGGCGACCTGGTCGCGCACGGCGATCGCCTGCTCGTCGCGCACGGCGGCAAGGGCGGCCTCGGCAACATGCATTTCAAGAGCTCGATCAATCGTTCGCCGCGGCGCGCCACGCCGGGCGGCGAGGGCGAGTCGCGCACGTTGAAGCTCGAGCTGAAACTGCTCGCCGACGTGGGCCTGCTCGGCTTCCCCAACGCGGGCAAGAGCACCTTCATCCGCGCGGTGTCGGCCGCGACGCCGAAGGTCGCGGACTATCCGTTCACCACGCTGTATCCCAACCTCGGCGTCGTCAGCGTCGAGCCGGGCCGCAGCTTCGTCATCGCCGACATCCCGGGCCTGATCGAAGGCGCGGCCGACGGCGCGGGCCTGGGTGCGCAGTTCCTGCGCCACGTGCAGCGCACGCGCCTGCTGCTGCACCTCGTCGACCTCGCCCCGATGGAAGGCGGCGTGGAAGCCTCGCCGGCCGAACAGGTACGCGCCATCGAACACGAGCTGCGCAAGTACGACCCGGGCATGCTCGAGAAGCCGCGCTGGCTGGTGCTCAACAAGGCCGACCTGCTGTTCGAGGACGAGGCGCGCGAGCGCGCCGAGGAAGTCGTGCGCGAACTCGGTTGGACCCAGCCCTGGTACCTGGTCTCCGCCATCGGCCGCGAGAACACCTGGCCGATCGCGCTGTCCGTGCAGGCGTTCTTCGATCGCCTCAAGGAAGACGAGGCCGAGCGCGCCGCGCAGGATGCCCCGCGTGTTTGA
- a CDS encoding enoyl-CoA hydratase/isomerase family protein, with protein sequence MTDSAQNDAVLLTTDHGAIRILTVHRPDKLNALNLATLDALHRAFDAAAADPAVRVVILTGSGPKAFVAGADIAEMHALTPVEGRDFSLRGQRMMRRIERMPKPVIAMVNGFALGGGLELAMSCHLRIASDTAKVGQPEINLGLIPGFGGTQRLLRLAGRAATLELCLAGAPIDAARALHLGIVNRVVPAAELESHVMAFAEQLANAAPLAMRGILDCIAVGGECGIEEGLEYESAQFGLMFATDDMREGTTAFLERRKPAFNGR encoded by the coding sequence ATGACCGACTCCGCCCAGAACGACGCCGTCCTGCTCACCACCGACCACGGCGCGATAAGAATCCTCACGGTCCACCGCCCCGACAAGCTCAACGCGCTGAACCTCGCCACCCTGGACGCCCTGCATCGCGCCTTCGATGCGGCCGCCGCGGACCCGGCCGTGCGCGTCGTGATCCTCACGGGCAGCGGGCCGAAGGCCTTCGTCGCGGGCGCCGACATCGCCGAAATGCACGCCCTCACGCCGGTCGAAGGGCGCGACTTCTCGCTGCGCGGCCAACGCATGATGCGGCGCATCGAACGCATGCCGAAGCCCGTGATCGCGATGGTCAACGGCTTCGCGCTCGGCGGCGGCCTGGAACTGGCGATGAGCTGCCACCTGCGCATCGCGTCCGACACCGCGAAGGTCGGCCAGCCCGAGATCAACCTCGGCCTCATCCCCGGCTTCGGCGGCACGCAGCGCCTGCTGCGCCTGGCCGGTCGCGCCGCCACGCTGGAACTGTGCCTGGCCGGCGCGCCGATCGACGCGGCGCGCGCGTTGCACCTCGGCATCGTCAATCGCGTGGTGCCGGCGGCGGAGCTGGAATCGCACGTCATGGCCTTCGCGGAGCAACTCGCGAACGCAGCCCCGCTCGCGATGCGCGGCATCCTCGACTGCATCGCCGTCGGCGGCGAATGCGGCATCGAGGAAGGCCTGGAATACGAGAGCGCGCAGTTCGGTTTGATGTTCGCGACCGACGACATGCGCGAAGGCACCACCGCGTTCCTCGAACGCCGCAAGCCTGCGTTCAACGGCCGCTGA
- the nth gene encoding endonuclease III, with product MKQPARRTKRTKLTRAEITELFTRLRELNPHPTTELEFKSPFELLVAVVLSAQATDVGVNKATRKLFPVANTPAAIVALGEAKLKKAIATIGLFNTKAANVMALSQQLLDEHDGQVPRTREALEALPGVGRKTANVVLNTAFGEPTMAVDTHIFRVANRTGLAPGKDVRTVEDNLVHVIPAEFLHDAHHWLILHGRYTCLARKPNCPGCPIADLCRFPDKTPPPQAIAPKVSRARNLSQ from the coding sequence ATGAAGCAGCCCGCCCGCAGGACGAAGCGCACGAAGCTCACCCGCGCCGAAATCACCGAACTCTTCACGCGCCTGCGCGAACTCAACCCGCATCCCACCACCGAGCTCGAGTTCAAGAGCCCGTTCGAACTCTTGGTCGCCGTGGTGCTGTCCGCGCAGGCCACCGATGTCGGCGTCAACAAGGCCACGCGCAAACTCTTCCCGGTCGCCAACACGCCGGCCGCGATCGTCGCCCTCGGCGAAGCGAAACTGAAGAAGGCGATCGCCACCATCGGCCTGTTCAACACCAAGGCCGCCAATGTCATGGCGCTGTCGCAACAGCTGCTGGACGAGCACGACGGGCAAGTGCCGCGCACCCGCGAAGCGCTCGAAGCCCTCCCCGGTGTCGGCCGCAAGACCGCGAACGTGGTCCTCAACACCGCCTTCGGCGAACCCACGATGGCGGTGGACACGCACATCTTCCGCGTCGCCAACCGCACGGGCCTGGCGCCGGGCAAGGACGTACGCACGGTGGAGGACAACCTCGTGCACGTGATCCCCGCCGAATTCCTGCACGATGCGCACCACTGGCTGATCCTCCACGGCCGCTACACGTGCCTCGCGCGCAAACCCAACTGCCCGGGCTGCCCGATCGCGGACCTTTGCCGCTTCCCCGACAAGACCCCACCGCCGCAAGCAATCGCACCGAAAGTGTCACGCGCCCGCAACTTGTCACAATAA
- the rpmA gene encoding 50S ribosomal protein L27, with protein sequence MAHKKGVGSSRNGRDSNPKFLGVKLYGGQAVDAGNIIVRQRGTQFHPGMGVGLGRDHTLFALIDGKVEFSTKGPKKRRTVSVVA encoded by the coding sequence ATGGCACATAAAAAGGGCGTAGGTTCCTCGCGCAACGGCCGCGACTCCAACCCGAAGTTCCTGGGCGTGAAGCTGTACGGCGGCCAGGCCGTCGACGCGGGCAACATCATCGTTCGCCAGCGCGGCACGCAGTTCCACCCGGGCATGGGCGTCGGCCTCGGCCGCGACCACACCCTGTTCGCGCTGATAGACGGCAAGGTCGAGTTCTCGACCAAGGGCCCGAAGAAGCGCCGCACCGTCAGCGTCGTCGCGTAA
- a CDS encoding copper chaperone PCu(A)C — MKNVRLAPFAAVLVLSFLAPACAKQPTAAAACVPVVRDGWIRLVPGMDSMQAGFGRIENRCATPATIVGARSPAHGMAELHETKIIDGVNRMRAVPTLRIAPDDAAVLKPGGLHLMLMEARAPLKAGSKVAIEFPLQDGRVVRGEFVVKAPGE; from the coding sequence ATGAAAAACGTCCGCCTCGCACCGTTCGCTGCCGTCCTCGTCCTGTCGTTCCTGGCCCCGGCCTGCGCGAAGCAGCCGACCGCCGCGGCCGCCTGCGTGCCGGTCGTGCGCGACGGGTGGATCCGCCTGGTGCCGGGGATGGATTCGATGCAGGCGGGCTTCGGCCGCATCGAGAACCGCTGCGCCACGCCCGCGACGATCGTCGGCGCGCGCAGTCCCGCGCACGGCATGGCCGAGTTGCACGAGACGAAGATCATCGATGGCGTGAACCGCATGCGGGCGGTGCCGACGCTACGCATCGCGCCGGATGACGCGGCGGTGCTGAAGCCGGGTGGGTTGCACCTGATGCTGATGGAAGCGCGCGCGCCGCTGAAGGCGGGCAGCAAGGTGGCGATCGAATTCCCGCTGCAGGATGGGCGGGTGGTGCGGGGGGAATTTGTGGTGAAGGCACCGGGCGAATAA
- a CDS encoding FKBP-type peptidyl-prolyl cis-trans isomerase N-terminal domain-containing protein has protein sequence MKLRLLAASVAALTLVSGLALAQDTTTEKGKLSYYFGYQFGRDLAESGEQVDVNTLVKAVQDGYGKKQPALAEKDLRPAVEAFQKRQQAKAAAAKAAFDKDAAANKTKSDQYLAANKAKAGVKTLAGASGVQYRVMEPGTGAKPTANSTLALEVGGPYLFGQKAADDKIQNIPSIKLSEVQMPAMREALAQMPAGSKWEIVVPPASAFGADPRTGFPPNVAVAFEVKLVSVK, from the coding sequence ATGAAGTTGCGCCTGCTTGCCGCCAGTGTCGCGGCCCTCACCCTTGTGTCCGGCCTCGCGCTGGCGCAGGACACCACGACCGAAAAGGGCAAGCTCAGTTATTACTTCGGCTACCAGTTCGGTCGCGACCTCGCCGAGAGTGGCGAACAGGTCGACGTCAACACGCTGGTCAAGGCCGTCCAGGACGGCTACGGCAAGAAGCAGCCTGCGCTGGCCGAAAAGGACCTGCGCCCGGCGGTCGAAGCCTTCCAGAAGCGCCAGCAGGCGAAGGCCGCTGCCGCCAAGGCCGCGTTCGACAAGGATGCCGCCGCCAACAAGACCAAGAGCGACCAGTACCTGGCCGCCAACAAGGCCAAGGCCGGCGTGAAGACGCTCGCCGGCGCCAGTGGCGTGCAGTACCGCGTGATGGAGCCGGGCACCGGCGCCAAGCCCACGGCCAACAGCACGCTCGCGCTGGAAGTCGGTGGTCCGTACCTGTTCGGCCAGAAGGCCGCGGACGACAAGATCCAGAACATCCCGAGCATCAAGCTGAGCGAAGTGCAGATGCCGGCGATGCGCGAAGCCCTGGCGCAGATGCCGGCGGGTTCGAAGTGGGAGATCGTCGTTCCGCCGGCCAGCGCCTTCGGCGCCGACCCGCGCACCGGCTTCCCGCCGAACGTCGCGGTCGCCTTCGAAGTGAAGCTGGTCAGCGTCAAGTAA
- the rpsT gene encoding 30S ribosomal protein S20: MANIKSAKKRAKQTVVRNARNAAQRSMLRTAVKKVLKALDANDAAAAQAAFVVAQPILDRFSSRGLIHKNKAARHKSRLTARIKALQAA; the protein is encoded by the coding sequence GTGGCCAATATCAAGTCCGCAAAGAAGCGCGCCAAGCAGACCGTCGTGCGCAACGCCCGCAATGCCGCCCAGCGCTCGATGCTCCGCACCGCCGTCAAGAAAGTGCTCAAGGCCCTCGACGCCAACGATGCCGCTGCCGCCCAGGCCGCGTTCGTCGTCGCCCAGCCGATCCTCGATCGCTTCAGCAGCCGTGGCCTGATCCACAAGAACAAGGCCGCCCGCCACAAGAGCCGCCTCACGGCGCGCATCAAGGCCCTGCAGGCCGCCTGA
- the rplU gene encoding 50S ribosomal protein L21, translating to MYAVLVTGGKQYRVMKGETLRVELLDIEAGKEITFDNVLMLGDGEGVKLGDALKGASVTATVKGHGRADKVRIVKFRRRKHHRKQMGHRQHYTEIEITGIAGGDKK from the coding sequence ATGTACGCAGTACTGGTCACCGGCGGTAAGCAATACCGCGTGATGAAGGGCGAGACGCTGCGCGTCGAACTGCTCGACATCGAAGCCGGCAAGGAGATCACGTTCGACAACGTGCTCATGCTGGGCGACGGCGAAGGCGTCAAGCTCGGCGACGCGCTCAAGGGCGCCAGCGTCACCGCCACCGTCAAGGGGCACGGCCGCGCCGACAAGGTGCGCATCGTGAAGTTCCGCCGCCGCAAGCACCATCGCAAGCAGATGGGCCACCGGCAGCATTACACCGAAATCGAGATCACCGGCATCGCCGGTGGCGACAAGAAGTAA
- the uvrA gene encoding excinuclease ABC subunit UvrA, producing MAMDFIRIRGARTHNLKNLDIDLPRDKLIVITGLSGSGKSSLAFDTIYAEGQRRYVESLSAYARQFLSVMEKPDVDHIEGLSPAIAIEQKATSHNPRSTVGTITEIYDYLRLLYARVGTPRCPDHGFPLEAQTISQMVDQVLALANDPKTAEQRWMLLAPVIRERKGEHAQVFEQLRAQGFVRVRVDGVLHEIDAVPPLALRQKHTIEAVIDRFKVRDDLKQRLAESFETSLKLGDGMAIVQSLDDDKLDPLLFSSKYSCPVCDYSLPELEPRLFSFNSPVGACPTCDGLGVSQFFDPSRVVVHPELSLAAGAVRGWDRRNVYYFQLIASLARHYGFNVDSAWQELTDEQRNAVLHGSGSQVITFTYLTDAGGRTQRKHKFEGILPNLERRYQETESAAVREELAKYISERPCVDCGGARLNRSARNVFVADRPLSDIVVMPIDEAVAFFSHMQLPGWRGEIAVKIVKEIGERLRFLVDVGLDYLTLERKADTLSGGEAQRIRLASQIGAGLVGVMYVLDEPSIGLHQRDNERLLGTLTRLRDLGNTVIVVEHDEDAIRLADHIVDIGPGAGVHGGEIVAQGTFADVLKAPRSLTGAYMSGKKRIEIPAVRHKPNKKMMLKLLGASGHNLKNVDLEIPAGLFTAITGVSGSGKSTLINDTLYALAANEINGASHKPSAHREVHGIDLFDKVVDIDQSPIGRTPRSNPATYTGLFTPLRELFASVPESRSRGYSPGRFSFNVRGGRCEACQGDGLIKVEMHFLPDVYVPCDVCHGKRYNRETLEILYKGYSIHDVLEMTVEDALSLFEPVPTISRKLETLMDVGLSYVKLGQPATTLSGGEAQRVKLSKELSRRDTGRTLYILDEPTTGLHFHDIEHLLAVLHKLRDDGNTIVVIEHNLDVIKTADWVIDLGPEGGHRGGSIIATGTPEDVAGVAHSHTGQFLRKVLGTEAKPTKPAPSPRPDAPRPPTKAEKLATKKADAAAAKAAKAAAKKAPKRKSAA from the coding sequence ATGGCGATGGACTTCATCCGCATCCGCGGCGCGCGGACGCACAACCTCAAGAACCTGGACATCGACCTGCCCAGGGACAAGCTGATCGTGATCACCGGCCTGTCCGGGTCGGGCAAGTCGTCGCTGGCGTTCGACACCATCTACGCCGAGGGCCAGCGCCGGTACGTGGAGTCCCTGTCGGCCTACGCGCGCCAGTTCCTCAGCGTGATGGAGAAGCCGGACGTCGACCACATCGAGGGCCTGAGCCCGGCGATCGCGATCGAGCAGAAGGCCACCTCGCACAACCCGCGGTCCACCGTGGGCACGATCACCGAGATCTACGACTACCTGCGCCTGCTGTACGCGCGCGTGGGCACCCCGCGCTGCCCGGACCACGGCTTCCCGCTGGAAGCGCAGACGATCAGCCAGATGGTCGACCAGGTCCTGGCCCTGGCCAACGACCCGAAGACCGCCGAGCAGCGCTGGATGCTGCTCGCGCCCGTGATCCGCGAGCGCAAGGGCGAGCACGCGCAGGTGTTCGAGCAATTGCGTGCGCAGGGTTTCGTGCGCGTGCGCGTGGATGGCGTGCTGCACGAGATCGACGCCGTGCCGCCGCTCGCGCTGCGCCAGAAGCACACGATCGAAGCCGTCATCGACCGCTTCAAGGTGCGCGACGACCTCAAGCAGCGCCTCGCCGAATCCTTCGAGACCTCGCTGAAGCTCGGCGACGGCATGGCGATCGTGCAGTCGCTCGACGACGACAAGCTCGATCCGCTGCTGTTCTCCTCGAAGTACAGCTGCCCGGTGTGCGACTACTCGCTGCCGGAGCTGGAACCGCGCCTGTTCTCCTTCAACTCCCCGGTCGGCGCGTGCCCCACGTGCGATGGCCTGGGCGTGAGCCAGTTCTTCGATCCTTCGCGCGTGGTCGTGCACCCGGAGCTCTCGCTCGCGGCGGGCGCGGTGCGCGGGTGGGACCGCCGCAACGTCTACTACTTCCAGCTGATCGCCTCGCTCGCGCGCCACTACGGCTTCAACGTCGACAGCGCGTGGCAGGAACTCACCGACGAACAACGCAACGCCGTCCTGCACGGCAGCGGCAGCCAGGTGATCACCTTCACCTACCTCACGGACGCGGGCGGGCGCACGCAGCGCAAGCACAAGTTCGAAGGCATCCTGCCCAACCTCGAGCGCCGTTACCAGGAAACCGAAAGCGCCGCCGTGCGCGAGGAACTGGCGAAGTACATCAGCGAGCGCCCGTGCGTGGATTGCGGTGGTGCGCGCCTCAATCGCTCCGCGCGCAACGTGTTCGTCGCCGATCGCCCGTTGTCGGACATCGTGGTGATGCCGATCGACGAAGCCGTCGCGTTCTTCAGCCACATGCAGCTGCCGGGCTGGCGCGGCGAGATCGCGGTCAAGATCGTCAAGGAAATCGGCGAACGCCTGCGCTTCCTCGTCGACGTGGGCCTGGATTACCTCACGCTCGAACGCAAGGCCGATACGTTGTCGGGCGGCGAAGCCCAGCGCATCCGCCTGGCGTCGCAGATCGGCGCCGGCCTGGTCGGCGTGATGTACGTGCTCGACGAACCCTCGATCGGCCTGCACCAGCGCGACAACGAACGCCTGCTCGGCACGCTCACGCGCCTGCGCGACCTGGGCAACACCGTCATCGTCGTCGAGCACGACGAGGATGCGATCCGCCTGGCCGACCACATCGTGGACATCGGCCCCGGCGCGGGCGTGCATGGCGGCGAGATCGTCGCGCAGGGCACGTTCGCCGACGTGCTGAAGGCGCCGCGCTCGCTCACCGGTGCGTACATGAGCGGCAAGAAGCGCATCGAGATCCCCGCGGTGCGCCACAAGCCCAACAAGAAGATGATGCTGAAGCTGCTCGGTGCGAGCGGCCACAACCTGAAGAACGTGGATCTCGAGATCCCCGCCGGCTTGTTCACCGCGATCACCGGCGTGTCCGGCTCCGGCAAGTCGACGCTGATCAACGACACGCTGTACGCGCTGGCCGCCAACGAGATCAACGGCGCGTCGCACAAGCCGTCGGCGCATCGCGAAGTGCACGGCATCGATCTGTTCGACAAGGTCGTCGACATCGACCAGTCGCCGATCGGCCGCACGCCGCGTTCCAATCCCGCGACGTACACGGGCCTGTTCACGCCGCTGCGCGAGTTGTTCGCGTCGGTGCCGGAATCGCGCTCGCGCGGTTACTCGCCGGGGCGTTTCAGCTTCAACGTGCGCGGCGGCCGTTGCGAAGCGTGCCAGGGCGACGGCCTGATCAAGGTCGAGATGCACTTCCTGCCCGACGTGTACGTGCCCTGCGACGTCTGCCACGGCAAGCGCTACAACCGCGAGACGCTGGAGATCCTCTACAAGGGCTACAGCATCCACGACGTGCTGGAAATGACGGTGGAAGACGCGCTGTCGCTGTTCGAACCGGTGCCCACGATTTCGCGCAAGCTCGAAACGCTGATGGACGTGGGCCTGAGCTACGTCAAGCTCGGCCAGCCCGCCACCACGTTGTCGGGCGGCGAAGCACAGCGCGTCAAGCTGTCGAAGGAACTCTCGCGCCGCGACACCGGCCGCACGCTCTACATCCTCGACGAGCCCACCACCGGCCTGCACTTCCACGACATCGAGCACCTGCTCGCCGTGCTGCACAAGCTGCGCGACGACGGCAACACGATCGTGGTGATCGAACACAACCTCGACGTCATCAAGACGGCGGACTGGGTGATCGACCTCGGGCCGGAGGGCGGCCATCGCGGTGGTTCGATCATCGCGACCGGTACGCCGGAAGACGTCGCGGGTGTTGCGCATTCGCACACGGGCCAGTTCCTGCGCAAGGTGCTCGGCACGGAAGCGAAGCCGACGAAACCCGCACCGTCGCCGCGTCCGGACGCGCCGCGTCCGCCGACGAAGGCCGAAAAGCTGGCGACGAAGAAGGCCGACGCCGCTGCGGCAAAGGCCGCCAAGGCCGCCGCGAAGAAGGCCCCGAAGCGGAAGTCCGCCGCATGA
- a CDS encoding acyl-CoA thioesterase: MTDTPHKLLFRMPMALRWRDLDAFNHVNNANFMTYLEEARIRWFESLDRAWMDDTMAPLLAAVQMNYKMPIPYPANVVVELYADRVGNTSATLGHRIVSEDGKTLYADGHVVMVWIERASGRPIPLPDAVREMAS; encoded by the coding sequence ATGACGGACACGCCGCACAAGCTGCTGTTCCGCATGCCGATGGCGTTGCGCTGGCGCGACCTGGACGCGTTCAACCACGTCAACAACGCCAACTTCATGACCTACCTGGAAGAGGCGCGCATCCGCTGGTTCGAATCGCTCGACCGCGCATGGATGGATGACACGATGGCACCGCTGCTGGCTGCGGTGCAGATGAACTACAAGATGCCGATCCCGTATCCGGCGAACGTGGTCGTCGAGCTGTATGCCGATCGCGTGGGCAACACCAGCGCGACGCTGGGCCATCGCATCGTGTCGGAGGACGGCAAGACGCTGTACGCCGACGGCCACGTGGTGATGGTGTGGATCGAACGCGCGAGCGGCCGCCCGATTCCGTTGCCGGATGCCGTGCGGGAGATGGCGAGCTAG
- a CDS encoding enoyl-CoA hydratase/isomerase family protein, with translation MSLIERTTHGSIVELKLARPPVNALNPQLCTDLRNALAEAIAGGAAGIVLSGGPKVFSAGLDVPHLLSLGDDRAALLQAWEAFFGAARALAESPVPVVAALAGHAPAGGCVLALCCDYRVMADGLYRIGLNETQVGLVAPEGIQYLMRRMVGPQRAERLLVGGEMVDAQRAFDIGLVDELASVDEVVKRAHVWLEALLALPRQPVLETRAIARADVVAAMQPERIGLSRFIDAWSAPDTQAGLRALIARLGK, from the coding sequence ATGTCGCTCATCGAACGCACCACGCACGGCTCGATCGTCGAACTGAAACTCGCGCGCCCGCCGGTCAATGCCTTGAACCCGCAGCTGTGCACGGACCTGCGCAACGCGCTCGCCGAGGCCATCGCCGGTGGCGCTGCAGGCATCGTGCTGTCGGGCGGCCCCAAGGTGTTTTCCGCCGGCCTCGATGTGCCGCACCTGCTGAGCCTGGGCGATGACCGCGCTGCACTGCTGCAAGCGTGGGAAGCCTTCTTCGGTGCCGCGCGCGCGCTCGCCGAATCGCCGGTGCCGGTCGTGGCCGCGCTCGCCGGCCATGCGCCCGCCGGTGGCTGCGTGCTCGCGTTGTGCTGCGACTATCGCGTCATGGCCGACGGGCTGTATCGCATCGGGCTCAACGAAACGCAGGTGGGCCTCGTCGCGCCGGAAGGCATCCAGTACTTGATGCGCCGCATGGTCGGGCCGCAGCGCGCGGAGCGTTTGCTGGTCGGAGGCGAGATGGTGGACGCGCAGCGCGCGTTCGACATCGGCCTGGTCGATGAACTCGCCAGCGTCGATGAAGTCGTCAAGCGCGCGCACGTGTGGCTGGAAGCGCTGCTCGCCTTGCCGCGCCAGCCCGTGCTGGAAACGCGTGCGATCGCGCGCGCGGATGTCGTCGCGGCGATGCAGCCGGAACGCATCGGGCTTTCCCGCTTCATCGATGCATGGAGCGCGCCCGACACGCAGGCCGGGTTGCGTGCGTTGATCGCACGACTCGGGAAGTAA